TTCAGGCAAATCTGTGCTTTGTTatatcccgcgaagcggtgatgtattgtaaagtaattgtcagtgtttgtctgttgaTCCTTCAGTCAGTCCGTCCACCCagtatcttcacaaccgttgaagacagaaagatgaaataaaaagtgcattactcgggcggcaaaggggatgaaaatgagacgatgaccttgaccttgagaaaactaggttaaggtcaaatttaaacttttgtacattttttgcacatatctcaggaaccggataagatagaaagacaaaacaaaaggcattatattcagggagccAAGGGGATGAAAAATAGATCACAACCGTGACCTTGAagaactaggtcaatgtcaaattttcaCATATATACTTTTTAggtgcacatctctgaaacctgatgagatataagcacaaaacaaaaagcaacattttcaggaagccagaggcacaaaaatgtgatgatgtcatgggtttctacagtctctgactgccttgtttagtCTTTGTTTGTACCACATATTTCGTGTTTGCTCCATCATTATTCTTTCTATTTCAGATAGAGCACCTTGCCTGTCCATTGCTGTACATAACTGGCGAAGATGACCAGATCATAGCAAGCAAAGAGGGTGCAAACCTGGTAGTTTGTCCACTTCTAAAAATCCTTGCCCTCAGGCATCAAGAGTTTCAGAAATACATAAAGGGATTTGTACTGCAAATTACAATTTGCAAAATGAGTTGTACATTAAATAATTCTAAATGATTTGGCAATTTAATGCTCTTGTATGGCTTTCATAATGGCTCACCAAACTAGTCATAATACTGTGCACTCTGTTAACATTCATCAGTTCAAGGAGACCCTGAAGGCTGCAGGCAAATCCCATTTATTCACCCACTGGTCATACCCGGGTGCTGGTCACGTCATTGAACCGCCTTACACACCACATTCAAGAGTGTCCTTGTGGAGCCGGAACCCAGTCAAAAGTGAGCCCCATCCTGTTTTTTGTTCAGATGTTCCATttttcatacagtatatgtggtCATCATTTTCTTATTCTGagacttttcattttcatatttttggatTGTTATTGTTTCTTCTACAGTTGTTGCTCTCTATGGAGGTTATTTTGCACCTCATGCAGTTGCCCAGGAAGATGCATGGAAAAAGATTCTTGAATTTATGGAGATAAATTTGCGACAATGAAACGTCTGACGATCCTGAGATTGAACAGACAGATCACAGATTTGACTGAGATGCTGCATTAATCAAAAATTTACATGTGTGTCACCAAAAGTTATAAAACCAATGAAAAAACTGATGATGAACTCATTCACATTTGGCAGACTGCAGACTGCTTctagatttattttaaatggtatagtgacaaaaaaaattcaaagtctttctaaaatgtcattttaggCTGGAATGGTTTTAGAAATATGTTCTTCGTGTTAtgatttaaacattattttaggCAACAAATGTTTAATACCAAATACAAGATGTAACAAAGATTCCAATCAAAATTCCAATCAAACACTCACTCATTTCTGTCATGCTCAAATTTTTAATGACATATCATGTATGTACATGTTAACTAATCATTATGGTAATCTGGAGTGAAGAGTTCTTCGCATGCTGATGTCACCATGGCAATCAGTGCTATAAACTCTTTGAAGTCAATCTCCAAGTCTCCATTTTGGTCAAGATCGGCGAAGAGCTCATCCAGAGTTTCATTTTCATGGATTTTCTgcacaacaaaaaaagtgaatgtAAGTGAAACATTTCCAACACTGAATGCTACAGCACTCCTTCTTACACTGTAAGGATGAAAAAAGAACTGCGTTGATGGATAGAACAAAACTTGTTTGAGGGTGATGATAGAGGACACTGTTGTTAGTTCTCTGCCCTAAGCTTTTCTCAAATGTCTGAGCTCTGCAGcataacacaataaaagaacACGGTTAATGTGATGCTTTAGTAAGTATCTGAGGTTGAAGCAACTGCAATCATGTTGATGTACATgcactcatcatcatcacatgtaAAATAGTCTGACAATCCAAAAAATGGATGACAGACTATTTCTGTGTAGTTCAATGTTGAATTAAAGACTGATGAATGGATCCACCAACATCTGTATCTATTGAATACTTGCATGGTTTCTGTCGGCATTTCAAACATAAACATCCCAATATTCAAAGAATATCTTACCTTTATGAAGTTATTCATCTCATTGTTGATAAGTGCTTTAAGCTCTGCCTTCTTCAGCTTGCACTTCTGACCTGAATATTTATGAAAAACTCGAATAACGGTGAGCATGCCCTGTTCCAAGTCTGACATACTGTCCATCGAAGCCTGCAATGAGTGTTTACATTTAtgcattatatttaaaattgatGTATCCCCTAATTCATTATCATTCaagaatatattttaaatgcataGAAATGCATCAGTTATGTCAATCCTTTAGTATATCTTACCTTCATCTAAATTCCTCTGTCTTCTAAGGACGTCCAATGCAAAGTAGGGCTTATTTAGCTGTGTGACAGTTGCCTCGCCCAGTTTACAGTGGACACTAAGCTGTATTGATCAACCAGAGGAAGGCTTCTCAT
This sequence is a window from Antennarius striatus isolate MH-2024 chromosome 5, ASM4005453v1, whole genome shotgun sequence. Protein-coding genes within it:
- the LOC137594891 gene encoding protein S100-B-like, with translation METSSECERVGEKEEARQASMDSMSDLEQGMLTVIRVFHKYSGQKCKLKKAELKALINNEMNNFIKKIHENETLDELFADLDQNGDLEIDFKEFIALIAMVTSACEELFTPDYHND